A part of Curtobacterium sp. MCLR17_036 genomic DNA contains:
- a CDS encoding SIS domain-containing protein — MTDTFVSAELASQPETWRAAAALLPTVADALPQPGERVAVVGCGTSWFVAMSYAVAREQAGLGVTDAFAGSEYPASRDYDRVLAISRSGTTTEVVDLLRALPSRRTVLVTAVPDSPAAAAADDVVALPFADERSVVQTRFATTTLALLRASLGDDVDALAAQAETALSVPIDDLLDAEQVTFLGRGAAVGLTAEAALKTREAAQFWAESYPAMDYRHGPIAIAQPGRLVWSLGPTPDGLADEVAATGARLVQHDLDPLAGLVVVHRFAVALAERRGLDPDNPRSLTRSVILT, encoded by the coding sequence ATGACCGACACCTTCGTGAGCGCCGAGCTGGCGTCCCAGCCGGAGACCTGGCGTGCCGCCGCCGCACTCCTGCCGACGGTCGCCGACGCACTCCCCCAGCCCGGCGAACGCGTCGCCGTCGTCGGCTGCGGTACGAGCTGGTTCGTCGCGATGTCCTACGCCGTCGCCCGCGAGCAGGCCGGCCTCGGCGTGACCGACGCCTTCGCCGGCTCCGAGTACCCGGCGTCGCGCGATTACGACCGGGTGCTCGCCATCAGCCGCTCCGGCACGACGACCGAGGTCGTCGACCTGCTCCGCGCACTGCCGTCCCGACGCACCGTGCTCGTCACGGCCGTGCCGGACAGCCCCGCAGCGGCCGCGGCCGACGACGTCGTCGCGCTGCCCTTCGCCGACGAACGCTCCGTCGTGCAGACCCGCTTCGCGACCACGACGCTCGCGCTCCTCCGCGCCTCGCTCGGCGACGACGTCGACGCCCTCGCCGCCCAGGCCGAGACCGCCCTGTCCGTCCCGATCGACGACCTGCTCGACGCCGAACAGGTCACCTTCCTCGGTCGCGGAGCCGCGGTCGGCCTGACCGCCGAGGCAGCGCTCAAGACGCGCGAGGCCGCACAGTTCTGGGCCGAGTCGTACCCGGCGATGGACTACCGGCACGGGCCCATCGCCATCGCCCAGCCCGGCCGCCTCGTCTGGTCGCTCGGCCCGACGCCCGACGGGCTGGCCGACGAGGTCGCCGCCACCGGCGCCCGCCTCGTGCAGCACGACCTCGACCCGTTGGCCGGGCTCGTCGTCGTGCACCGGTTCGCCGTGGCCCTGGCCGAGCGCCGCGGACTCGACCCCGACAACCCCCGGTCGCTCACGCGGTCGGTCATCCTCACCTGA
- a CDS encoding ROK family protein: protein MAAAGAVLGVDVGGTGVKARLTDADGRVLDDHRVPTPRDDPDGTALAAAVADLAVRATEHGPLAAVGLVTPGVVDEPSGTVVLAVNLGWRDVPARERVRAALLARGIDVPVAFGQDVRAGALAEVAAGGPALATGSVSFVPVGTGLASTLVVDGAVVSGGGWAGEIGQVRIPTGPHAGLRVEEIASAGAVARRSGAPSAHAAMLRVRDGDPVATAVWHECVAVLADALAWTTAVAGCHTVVVGGGLAESGPLLLDPLRTALADRLVGVRVPAVVPARHGDAAGAIGAGLLARRALDGRVLV from the coding sequence ATGGCGGCCGCAGGCGCGGTGCTCGGGGTCGACGTCGGCGGCACGGGCGTGAAGGCGCGGCTCACCGACGCCGACGGGCGCGTCCTCGACGACCACCGGGTCCCGACACCGCGTGACGACCCGGACGGCACGGCACTCGCCGCCGCCGTGGCCGACCTGGCGGTGCGTGCGACCGAGCACGGCCCGCTGGCCGCGGTCGGGCTCGTCACCCCCGGCGTCGTCGACGAGCCGAGCGGCACCGTCGTGCTCGCCGTCAACCTCGGCTGGCGCGACGTCCCCGCCCGTGAGCGGGTCCGCGCGGCCCTGCTCGCACGGGGCATCGACGTCCCCGTCGCCTTCGGCCAGGACGTCCGTGCCGGTGCCCTGGCCGAGGTCGCCGCCGGCGGACCGGCCCTGGCGACCGGTTCGGTGTCGTTCGTGCCCGTCGGCACCGGCCTCGCGAGCACGCTCGTCGTCGACGGCGCCGTGGTGTCCGGTGGCGGCTGGGCGGGGGAGATCGGCCAGGTGCGGATCCCGACCGGGCCGCACGCCGGGCTCCGGGTCGAGGAGATCGCCTCGGCCGGGGCCGTCGCCCGCCGGTCCGGCGCCCCGTCCGCCCACGCGGCGATGCTCCGGGTGCGGGACGGCGATCCCGTGGCGACCGCCGTCTGGCACGAGTGCGTCGCCGTCCTCGCCGACGCCCTGGCCTGGACCACCGCGGTCGCCGGCTGCCACACCGTCGTCGTGGGCGGGGGACTTGCCGAGTCCGGTCCGCTGCTCCTCGACCCGCTGCGCACGGCCCTGGCCGATCGGCTCGTCGGGGTCCGGGTTCCCGCCGTCGTGCCGGCCCGGCACGGCGACGCCGCCGGGGCGATCGGCGCCGGCCTGCTCGCCCGCCGTGCCCTCGACGGACGGGTCCTCGTGTGA
- the nagA gene encoding N-acetylglucosamine-6-phosphate deacetylase: MTTLIRAPRVVTATDDLRDAWLVIDDTDTVRATGVGTPPDTDDVVTVTDGAVVPGLVDLHAHGARGHDFASCTADQARAAADHHRSRGTTTLVASVATGRPDDTVAALARLRPLVADGTLAGIHLEGPWLAPSRRGAHRADLLHAPDAAEVDAFLAAAGDALRIVTLAPELPGALDVVARLVDAGVVVAIGHTDATAEQTRRAVDAGASLVTHLFNGMPPLHHRAPGPVGAALTDDRVLLECIVDGHHLDPLTVALVQRTAPGRTVLVSDAMSATGCPDGDHTVAGSAVSVRGGIAMTADGSSLAGSTITVADAARTLLTAGVPLPEVVAASSARAAHLLGRPAPLTVGAPAELLVLDPHAGTVRPLPRAVAA, encoded by the coding sequence GTGACGACGCTCATCCGCGCCCCCCGTGTCGTGACCGCGACCGATGACCTCCGCGACGCCTGGCTCGTCATCGACGACACCGACACCGTGCGCGCCACCGGGGTCGGCACCCCGCCCGACACCGACGACGTGGTCACCGTGACCGACGGCGCCGTGGTCCCCGGCCTCGTCGACCTGCACGCCCACGGCGCCCGCGGCCACGACTTCGCGTCCTGCACCGCCGACCAGGCCCGTGCCGCCGCCGACCACCACCGTTCCCGGGGCACGACGACGCTCGTCGCGTCCGTCGCCACCGGCCGCCCCGACGACACCGTCGCCGCCCTGGCCCGGCTCCGCCCGCTCGTGGCAGACGGCACGCTCGCCGGCATCCACCTCGAGGGGCCGTGGCTCGCCCCGTCCCGGCGCGGTGCGCACCGCGCCGACCTGCTGCACGCACCGGACGCTGCCGAGGTCGACGCCTTCCTCGCCGCCGCGGGCGACGCGCTCCGGATCGTGACGCTCGCACCGGAGCTCCCCGGCGCACTCGACGTCGTCGCCCGACTCGTCGACGCCGGGGTCGTCGTGGCGATCGGCCACACCGACGCGACCGCCGAGCAGACCCGCCGGGCGGTCGACGCCGGGGCCTCGCTCGTCACGCACCTGTTCAACGGCATGCCACCGCTGCACCACCGCGCCCCCGGCCCGGTCGGTGCGGCGCTCACGGACGACCGCGTGCTGCTCGAGTGCATCGTCGACGGCCACCACCTCGACCCGCTGACGGTCGCGCTCGTGCAGCGCACCGCTCCGGGTCGCACCGTGCTCGTCTCCGACGCGATGTCCGCGACCGGCTGCCCCGACGGCGACCACACCGTCGCCGGGTCGGCCGTGTCGGTCCGGGGCGGCATCGCGATGACCGCCGACGGCTCGTCGCTCGCCGGCAGCACGATCACCGTGGCCGACGCCGCACGGACCCTGCTCACCGCCGGTGTCCCGCTGCCCGAGGTCGTCGCCGCGTCGTCCGCACGCGCCGCCCACCTGCTCGGCCGTCCGGCACCCCTGACCGTCGGGGCCCCGGCCGAGCTCCTCGTGCTCGACCCGCACGCGGGCACGGTGCGGCCCCTGCCGAGGGCGGTGGCCGCGTGA
- a CDS encoding PfkB family carbohydrate kinase, which produces MIVVVTPNPAVDVTYRVAEQRIGETQRVLDVARRPGGKGLNVGRVLDATGTATHAVLPLGGTGGRWIAEALDALGLAHTDVGIGGETRTTVTVVDDLAHPTMLGEPGPELGADEWDAVTAAVTALLPGADALVVSGSLPRATDPGVVARWVAAARHHGVPSVVDCSGDALLAAASAGATVCKPNREELLDATGADDERSGARLLLERGATVVVVSRGSDGIAAHTADRVLDVPAVPGVSGNPTGAGDAATAGLVGALVGALDGAPDRAADGGPGSTAVLDDAVLLHALRSAAAHGAAAVLRPVAGEVDPADVARFLHPDHDHADPDRTRTPA; this is translated from the coding sequence GTGATCGTCGTCGTCACCCCGAACCCCGCCGTCGACGTCACCTACCGCGTCGCGGAACAGCGCATCGGCGAGACCCAGCGCGTCCTCGACGTCGCCCGGCGGCCGGGCGGCAAGGGCCTGAACGTCGGTCGGGTGCTCGACGCCACCGGCACCGCCACGCACGCGGTCCTGCCGCTCGGCGGGACCGGCGGGCGGTGGATCGCCGAGGCGCTCGACGCCCTCGGCCTCGCCCACACCGACGTCGGGATCGGCGGCGAGACCCGCACGACGGTCACCGTCGTCGACGACCTCGCCCACCCGACGATGCTCGGCGAACCCGGCCCGGAACTCGGGGCGGACGAGTGGGACGCCGTCACCGCTGCCGTCACGGCACTGCTGCCCGGTGCCGACGCGCTGGTCGTGTCCGGCTCGCTGCCGCGGGCGACCGACCCGGGCGTCGTCGCCCGGTGGGTGGCGGCTGCGCGACACCACGGCGTGCCGAGCGTCGTCGACTGCTCGGGCGATGCGCTCCTCGCCGCCGCGTCGGCCGGGGCGACCGTGTGCAAGCCGAACCGCGAGGAGCTGCTCGACGCCACCGGCGCCGACGACGAGCGCTCCGGTGCGCGGCTCCTGCTCGAGCGCGGCGCGACGGTCGTCGTCGTCTCGCGCGGATCGGACGGCATCGCTGCCCACACCGCCGACCGCGTGCTCGACGTGCCGGCGGTCCCCGGGGTCAGCGGCAACCCGACGGGTGCCGGCGACGCCGCGACCGCCGGACTCGTCGGTGCGCTCGTCGGTGCGCTCGACGGTGCCCCCGACCGCGCGGCCGACGGCGGTCCGGGCAGCACCGCGGTGCTCGACGACGCCGTGCTGCTCCACGCGCTCCGCTCCGCCGCGGCGCACGGTGCCGCCGCGGTCCTGCGCCCGGTGGCCGGCGAGGTCGACCCCGCCGACGTCGCCCGGTTCCTGCATCCCGACCACGACCACGCCGACCCCGACCGAACGAGGACCCCCGCATGA
- a CDS encoding class II fructose-bisphosphate aldolase, with translation MITDLALTGLLDTARTARRGVGAFNVVLLEHAEAIVTGAERAGLPVVLQISENCVRYHGGLAPITAATQAIARAADVDVLVHLDHIEDPELVAAGIDLGVDSVMYDGSHLDFAANVAATRDLAARCHAAGVAIEAELGEVGGKDGVHAPGVRTDPTDAATFVADTDVDALAVAVGTSHAMQTREASVDRDLVERLRETVPVPLVLHGSSGLSDDELRGAVHAGMTKINISTHLNGLFTRALRGVLDERPDLVDPRGYVSAGREAIAAETARLLTLLHG, from the coding sequence ATGATCACCGACCTGGCCCTGACCGGGCTGCTCGACACCGCCCGCACCGCCCGCCGCGGCGTCGGTGCCTTCAACGTGGTGCTGCTCGAGCACGCCGAGGCCATCGTCACCGGGGCCGAGCGCGCCGGTCTGCCCGTCGTGCTGCAGATCAGCGAGAACTGCGTCCGCTACCACGGCGGCCTCGCCCCGATCACGGCGGCGACGCAGGCCATCGCCCGCGCCGCCGACGTCGACGTGCTCGTGCACCTGGACCACATCGAGGACCCGGAACTCGTCGCCGCCGGCATCGACCTCGGTGTCGACTCGGTCATGTACGACGGGTCACACCTCGACTTCGCGGCGAACGTCGCCGCCACCCGCGACCTCGCGGCCCGGTGCCACGCGGCGGGCGTCGCGATCGAGGCCGAACTCGGCGAGGTCGGCGGCAAGGACGGCGTGCACGCCCCGGGCGTCCGCACCGACCCGACCGACGCCGCCACCTTCGTCGCCGACACCGACGTGGACGCCCTCGCCGTCGCCGTGGGCACCTCGCACGCGATGCAGACCCGCGAGGCCTCGGTCGACCGCGACCTGGTCGAGCGGCTGCGCGAGACCGTGCCGGTGCCGCTCGTGCTGCACGGGTCCTCCGGCCTGTCGGACGACGAGCTCCGCGGCGCCGTGCACGCCGGCATGACGAAGATCAACATCTCGACGCACCTCAACGGACTGTTCACCCGTGCGCTCCGGGGCGTCCTCGACGAGCGCCCGGACCTCGTGGACCCGCGCGGGTACGTGTCCGCCGGCCGTGAGGCGATCGCCGCCGAGACGGCACGACTGCTCACCCTGCTGCACGGCTGA
- a CDS encoding L-serine ammonia-lyase: protein MPVSVFDLFSVGVGPSSSHTVGPMRAGAEFAALVAGMPVATIAVDLYGSLASTGQGHGTLGAVVAGLMGSHPETVDPDAMTAALAAVDRDGELPLDGGARVPFRLADIVLHPLTMLPRHPNAMRLRARDAAGTDLADETYYSIGGGFIARDDEAEPAADTPAAVAGVAIPVGDAVPFPFSSGAELLAACTGSGLPISGVAMANESVTRSEADVRSGLLGIHAVMESCVERSVRRTGLLPGGLTVRRRAATWHEQLTREDPDHDPLFAMEWVNLVAMAVNEENATGGRVVTAPTNGAAGIIPAVLYYALTYVPAVTPADRDDAVVRFLLTAGAIGSIYKERASISGAEVGCQGEVGSAASMAAAGLAEVLGGTPEQVENAAEIAMEHNLGLTCDPIGGLVQIPCIERNAIAANKAINAARMALRGDGVHHVSLDQVVETMRQTGADMSTKYKETAMGGLAVNVPLC, encoded by the coding sequence GTGCCGGTCTCCGTCTTCGATCTGTTCAGCGTCGGTGTCGGCCCCTCGAGCTCGCACACCGTCGGGCCGATGCGGGCCGGGGCCGAGTTCGCCGCCCTCGTCGCCGGGATGCCCGTCGCGACGATCGCCGTCGACCTGTACGGCTCGCTCGCCTCGACCGGGCAGGGCCACGGCACGCTCGGCGCCGTCGTCGCCGGCCTGATGGGCTCGCACCCCGAGACCGTCGACCCGGACGCGATGACCGCCGCGCTCGCCGCGGTCGACCGCGACGGCGAACTGCCGCTCGACGGCGGGGCACGGGTGCCGTTCCGGCTCGCCGACATCGTGCTGCACCCGCTGACCATGCTGCCGCGGCACCCGAACGCGATGCGGCTCCGCGCGCGGGACGCGGCGGGCACCGACCTGGCCGACGAGACCTACTACTCGATCGGCGGCGGGTTCATCGCGCGCGACGACGAGGCCGAGCCCGCGGCCGACACGCCGGCAGCGGTCGCCGGTGTCGCGATCCCGGTCGGCGACGCCGTGCCGTTCCCGTTCTCGAGCGGCGCCGAGCTGCTCGCGGCCTGCACCGGTTCCGGACTCCCGATCAGCGGTGTCGCGATGGCGAACGAGTCCGTCACCCGCAGCGAGGCCGACGTCCGCTCCGGGCTGCTCGGCATCCACGCCGTGATGGAGTCCTGCGTCGAGCGTTCCGTGCGCCGCACCGGACTCCTGCCCGGCGGCCTGACCGTGCGCCGTCGCGCGGCCACCTGGCACGAGCAGCTCACCCGCGAGGACCCGGACCACGACCCGCTGTTCGCGATGGAGTGGGTGAACCTCGTCGCCATGGCGGTCAACGAGGAGAACGCCACCGGCGGCCGGGTCGTCACGGCGCCGACGAACGGTGCCGCGGGCATCATCCCCGCGGTCCTGTACTACGCGTTGACCTACGTGCCCGCGGTCACGCCGGCGGACCGCGACGACGCGGTGGTCCGCTTCCTGCTCACGGCGGGGGCGATCGGGTCGATCTACAAGGAGCGCGCGTCGATCTCCGGTGCCGAGGTCGGCTGCCAGGGCGAGGTCGGGTCGGCGGCGTCGATGGCCGCCGCCGGGCTCGCCGAGGTCCTCGGCGGCACGCCCGAGCAGGTCGAGAACGCCGCCGAGATCGCCATGGAGCACAACCTCGGCCTGACCTGCGACCCGATCGGTGGCCTCGTGCAGATCCCCTGCATCGAGCGGAACGCGATCGCGGCGAACAAGGCGATCAACGCCGCCCGGATGGCCCTGCGCGGTGACGGCGTGCACCACGTCTCGCTCGACCAGGTCGTCGAGACGATGCGCCAGACCGGTGCGGACATGTCCACGAAGTACAAGGAGACCGCGATGGGCGGTCTGGCGGTCAACGTCCCGCTCTGCTGA
- a CDS encoding PspC domain-containing protein, which translates to MSTLSRPRRGRVLAGVCAGLADRFGLSRTLVRIGWVVLSLFPGPLWIAYVVLWAVMPSEGRPSR; encoded by the coding sequence ATGAGCACTCTCTCCCGCCCCCGCCGGGGCCGCGTCCTCGCCGGTGTCTGCGCCGGACTCGCCGACCGCTTCGGGCTGTCCCGCACGCTCGTCCGGATCGGCTGGGTCGTCCTCAGCCTGTTCCCCGGGCCGCTCTGGATCGCCTACGTGGTCCTGTGGGCCGTGATGCCGTCCGAGGGCCGCCCCAGCCGCTGA
- a CDS encoding NADP-dependent oxidoreductase, with the protein MTEIPETMRAVRFDEWGDRSVLHVAEVPVPEVAPGRVLVRVRAAGINPGESAIRQGAFGGDLPSGQGTDFAGIVVSVGAEVDGVDEGEEVLGWSWDRAGQAEYVAVPAVQVVQKPRLLDWAVAGGLDVVATTAAAAVRAVDPRPGETVVVSGAAGGVGGFVTQLLTNEGIDVIAIASEANHDWLRSKRARPVAYGDGLQERITELATNGVDAVIDTFGPEYVHLGIALGVPAERIETVIAFEAAAEVGARTAGSADTADPEILGALALQVADGSIEVPVAATFPLERVQDAYEQLEQRHTRGKIVLVP; encoded by the coding sequence ATGACCGAGATCCCGGAGACCATGCGCGCTGTCCGCTTCGACGAGTGGGGCGACCGATCGGTCCTGCACGTCGCCGAGGTGCCCGTTCCCGAGGTGGCTCCCGGGCGGGTGCTCGTCCGTGTCCGTGCCGCCGGGATCAACCCCGGTGAGTCGGCGATCCGCCAGGGTGCCTTCGGCGGTGACCTGCCGTCCGGGCAGGGCACCGACTTCGCCGGCATCGTCGTCTCGGTCGGCGCCGAGGTCGACGGTGTCGACGAGGGCGAGGAGGTCCTCGGGTGGTCGTGGGACCGCGCCGGCCAGGCGGAGTACGTCGCCGTGCCCGCCGTGCAGGTGGTGCAGAAGCCGCGCCTGCTCGACTGGGCGGTCGCCGGCGGCCTCGACGTCGTCGCCACCACCGCGGCCGCTGCGGTCCGCGCCGTCGACCCGCGTCCCGGTGAGACCGTCGTCGTGTCCGGCGCGGCCGGCGGCGTCGGCGGGTTCGTCACGCAGCTGCTCACGAACGAGGGCATCGACGTCATCGCGATCGCGTCCGAGGCCAACCACGACTGGCTCCGGTCGAAGCGGGCGCGCCCCGTGGCGTACGGCGACGGTCTGCAGGAGCGGATCACCGAACTCGCGACCAACGGGGTCGACGCCGTGATCGACACGTTCGGCCCGGAGTACGTGCACCTCGGCATCGCGTTGGGCGTCCCCGCCGAGCGCATCGAGACGGTCATCGCCTTCGAGGCGGCGGCCGAGGTCGGGGCACGGACCGCCGGCAGCGCCGACACCGCCGACCCGGAGATCCTCGGGGCACTCGCCCTGCAGGTCGCCGACGGCTCGATCGAGGTCCCCGTCGCGGCCACGTTCCCGCTCGAGCGCGTGCAGGACGCCTACGAACAGCTCGAGCAGCGGCACACCCGCGGGAAGATCGTCCTGGTGCCCTGA
- a CDS encoding shikimate 5-dehydrogenase encodes MPILHKDMQVCMSLAARPSNIGTRFHNFLYDELGLDFLYKAFTTTDLPGAVAGIRALGIRGCSVSMPFKEAIIPLVDHLEDSAAAIRSVNTVVNDDGVLTASNTDYEAVAALLASHGVDPGSRVLLRGSGGMAKAVTAAFRGAGFDRLTVVARNERTGPALAAQYGYEWVAEEREAGETDVVVNVTPLGMRGDQQDALAFARERIEAAHTVFDVVAFPSETPLVRAGRDAGRHVITGAEVIALQAARQFERYTGVALTDDQVARASAFSRAE; translated from the coding sequence ATGCCCATCCTCCACAAGGACATGCAGGTCTGCATGTCGCTCGCCGCCCGGCCGAGCAACATCGGCACCCGGTTCCACAACTTCCTGTACGACGAGCTGGGGCTCGACTTCCTGTACAAGGCGTTCACCACGACCGACCTGCCCGGTGCCGTCGCCGGCATCCGTGCGCTCGGGATCCGCGGGTGTTCGGTGTCGATGCCCTTCAAGGAGGCGATCATCCCGCTCGTCGACCACCTCGAGGACTCCGCCGCGGCGATCCGGTCGGTCAACACGGTCGTGAACGACGACGGCGTGCTCACGGCGTCGAACACCGACTACGAGGCCGTCGCCGCCCTGCTCGCGTCCCACGGGGTCGATCCCGGGTCGCGCGTGCTGCTCCGCGGCTCCGGCGGCATGGCGAAGGCGGTCACGGCGGCGTTCCGGGGTGCCGGCTTCGACCGGCTGACGGTCGTCGCGCGCAACGAGCGGACCGGTCCGGCGCTCGCGGCGCAGTACGGCTACGAGTGGGTCGCCGAGGAGCGCGAGGCGGGGGAGACCGACGTCGTCGTCAACGTCACCCCGCTCGGCATGCGCGGCGACCAGCAGGACGCGCTCGCCTTCGCCCGGGAGCGGATCGAGGCCGCGCACACCGTCTTCGACGTGGTCGCGTTCCCCTCGGAGACACCGCTCGTGCGCGCCGGACGCGACGCCGGCAGGCACGTCATCACGGGCGCCGAGGTCATCGCCCTGCAGGCGGCCCGCCAGTTCGAGCGCTACACGGGCGTCGCCCTGACGGACGACCAGGTGGCGCGCGCCAGCGCCTTCTCGCGCGCCGAGTAG
- a CDS encoding SRPBCC family protein: MAKNVRIFHCAPEAVFDVLRDGWLYPTWVVGASRMRGEDRGWPAVGTRIHHSFGIWPFVINDTTTVLEYDEPRRLVIQARGWPVGEARVEVEVEPHPRGCRVTLRENPVEGPGSLVPGFIAQPGIWFRNRESIRRLSWVAAGRAVNA, encoded by the coding sequence ATGGCGAAGAACGTCCGCATCTTCCACTGCGCGCCCGAGGCCGTCTTCGACGTGCTCCGCGACGGCTGGCTCTACCCGACGTGGGTGGTCGGCGCCTCGCGGATGCGCGGCGAGGACCGCGGGTGGCCGGCGGTGGGCACCCGGATCCACCACTCCTTCGGCATCTGGCCGTTCGTCATCAACGACACGACGACGGTCCTGGAGTACGACGAGCCGCGACGGCTCGTCATCCAGGCCCGCGGCTGGCCGGTCGGCGAGGCCCGCGTCGAGGTCGAGGTCGAACCGCACCCCCGCGGCTGCCGCGTCACCCTGCGGGAGAACCCCGTCGAGGGACCCGGATCGCTCGTTCCGGGGTTCATCGCGCAGCCGGGCATCTGGTTCCGCAACCGCGAGAGCATCCGCCGGCTCAGCTGGGTCGCGGCCGGGCGCGCGGTGAACGCCTGA
- a CDS encoding NAD(P)/FAD-dependent oxidoreductase encodes MVDAVVVGAGPNGLAAAVTLARAGLSVEVVERNDTIGGGARTAELTLPGFLHDVCSAVHPMALQSEFFRLFRMEDRIELRLPEVQYGHPLDGGRAGIAYRDIDRTADGLGVDGAAFRHLMGPLARNADQVADFATDALLHVPRHPLTVARFGLRALEQGTAAWNVRFRGDAAPAMVSGVAAHSIQHLPSLSTAAAALSLGSYAHARGWPVPIGGSQAIVDALAADLVAHGGRIVTGHEVRTLGDLTPAKAVLFDTSVPGMLRIAGKQIPTPKRGALRRFRFGNAAAKVDFALSDAVPWTNEDLRRAGTVHIGGTRQEIAAAEHAVAHGRHAERPYVLGAEPTVVDPSRAPRGKHVFWAYAHVPAGSDVDPTEVVTRQIERFAPGFRDTILSSSARTAVQMGEYNPNYVGGDIAAGAASFWQLVKRPVLSSDPWRMGGGMYLCSEASAPGPGVHGMAGWHAAKSALRHTFGLPADVDLTPEG; translated from the coding sequence ATGGTTGATGCGGTGGTCGTCGGGGCAGGACCGAACGGACTCGCGGCGGCGGTGACCCTGGCTCGGGCCGGGTTGTCCGTCGAGGTCGTCGAGCGGAACGACACGATCGGCGGCGGCGCCCGCACGGCGGAGCTCACGCTGCCCGGGTTCCTGCACGACGTCTGCTCCGCGGTGCACCCGATGGCGCTGCAGTCCGAGTTCTTCCGGCTGTTCCGGATGGAGGACCGCATCGAGCTCCGCCTGCCCGAGGTGCAGTACGGCCACCCGCTCGACGGCGGCCGCGCGGGGATCGCGTACCGGGACATCGACCGCACGGCGGACGGGCTCGGCGTCGACGGCGCCGCCTTCCGGCACCTGATGGGGCCGCTCGCCCGGAACGCCGACCAGGTCGCCGACTTCGCGACCGACGCGCTCCTGCACGTGCCCCGCCACCCGCTCACCGTCGCGCGCTTCGGACTCCGGGCGCTCGAGCAGGGCACCGCCGCCTGGAACGTGCGGTTCCGCGGGGACGCGGCACCCGCGATGGTCTCCGGCGTCGCGGCACACTCCATCCAGCACCTGCCGTCGCTGTCCACCGCGGCGGCGGCGCTGTCGCTCGGCTCGTACGCGCACGCTCGCGGCTGGCCGGTGCCGATCGGCGGCAGCCAGGCGATCGTCGACGCGCTCGCCGCGGACCTCGTCGCGCACGGCGGCCGCATCGTCACCGGGCACGAGGTCCGGACGCTCGGCGACCTCACCCCGGCGAAGGCGGTGCTGTTCGACACGAGCGTGCCGGGCATGCTCCGGATCGCGGGCAAGCAGATCCCGACGCCGAAGCGCGGGGCGCTGCGTCGCTTCCGGTTCGGCAACGCGGCGGCGAAGGTCGACTTCGCGCTGTCCGACGCCGTGCCGTGGACGAACGAGGACCTGCGCCGTGCCGGCACCGTGCACATCGGCGGCACCCGCCAGGAGATCGCCGCCGCCGAGCACGCGGTGGCGCACGGACGGCACGCCGAGCGTCCGTACGTGCTCGGTGCGGAACCGACCGTCGTCGACCCGAGCCGCGCTCCGAGGGGGAAGCACGTCTTCTGGGCCTACGCGCACGTCCCGGCCGGCTCCGACGTCGACCCGACCGAGGTGGTCACGCGGCAGATCGAGCGCTTCGCCCCGGGGTTCCGCGACACGATCCTGTCGTCGAGCGCCCGCACCGCGGTGCAGATGGGCGAGTACAACCCGAACTACGTCGGCGGCGACATCGCCGCCGGGGCCGCGAGCTTCTGGCAGCTCGTCAAGCGGCCGGTCCTGTCCAGCGACCCGTGGCGGATGGGCGGCGGCATGTACCTGTGCTCGGAGGCCTCCGCCCCGGGCCCCGGCGTGCACGGCATGGCCGGCTGGCACGCCGCCAAGAGCGCCCTCCGGCACACCTTCGGGCTGCCGGCCGACGTCGACCTCACACCGGAAGGCTGA
- a CDS encoding GNAT family protein: MTAFGRDLGGGATLTLRDLTTVDPVLELVLANLDRLRAAEPWAWGPQTRERSALQTEQLLAQFAMDRALPCVIRQDDRIVGAASLAFDPYLGQASLGYWVDAAAEGRGLVRRAATVLVDVARVRGVARLEIRTAVDNARSRGLAERLGFTHEGTLRRALPLGPERVDVAVHGLLL, from the coding sequence GTGACGGCTTTCGGACGCGACCTGGGCGGCGGCGCCACGCTGACCCTGCGCGACCTGACGACCGTCGACCCGGTGCTCGAGCTCGTGCTGGCGAACCTGGACCGGCTCCGGGCGGCCGAGCCCTGGGCGTGGGGGCCGCAGACCCGCGAGCGCTCGGCCCTGCAGACCGAACAGCTGCTCGCGCAGTTCGCGATGGACCGGGCGCTGCCGTGCGTCATCCGACAGGACGACCGCATCGTCGGTGCGGCCTCGCTCGCGTTCGACCCGTACCTCGGGCAGGCATCGCTCGGCTACTGGGTCGACGCTGCCGCCGAGGGCCGGGGACTCGTGCGCCGCGCCGCGACCGTCCTGGTCGACGTCGCGCGGGTCCGGGGGGTCGCCCGGCTCGAGATCCGCACGGCCGTCGACAACGCGCGGAGCCGGGGGCTGGCCGAACGGCTCGGCTTCACCCATGAGGGGACCCTGCGCCGCGCGCTGCCGCTCGGCCCGGAGCGGGTCGACGTCGCCGTGCACGGCCTGCTCCTCTGA